A window from Cryobacterium sp. SO1 encodes these proteins:
- a CDS encoding threonine/serine exporter family protein: MTEPTRPIPSRITDPRSVEVVQLTAVPQTIPSTTATPATIPAATSTITSTPVSSATAPIPKQPYRAPHPTTPRPVTTSIPILRADASGIAAVRAYEDAPSTSTTAIPVIDIAAYTRSVLDLTMRLAEVIFSSGAGAEDASAAMLALTRAYGLRGTEANITHTIITLTHEDQSTHESISRSRDVKYRTLNYAKLTATSELIADLIDEPTDVAEARKRLATIVSSKPQVTLLYRRLGWSLVGAGAAALIGGGPIVILAAFVAAFVIDFLTTALDRRRVPLFYQTVVGGAIGPLFAAFVPLVDPTATPSLVVVATIIMLLAGVTTFGAVHDTLSGFYLTGTARLIEALLITGGLVAGVAGASLVLSKFGLDLRINADLAPTLGVLAIQLVAAVVIVVGFGLATQVPWRAFWVLCLLGAVAEAIYLGAISSGFGLVWSSGAAAMGAGLLAAVGARIVRTPPLVIIVCALVPLVPGLALFRGLLQMSDGDINGLLNLLTAGAIAVALAASAILAQLLVQYVWGPGRSLQRRFVGPLMALPVRLSRTTKPGARI; this comes from the coding sequence ATCCCGTCCACGACCGCCACACCCGCAACGATCCCGGCCGCCACGTCGACGATCACCAGCACCCCGGTCAGCTCCGCGACAGCGCCCATCCCCAAGCAGCCGTACCGGGCGCCGCACCCCACCACCCCGCGGCCGGTCACCACGAGCATCCCGATCCTGCGCGCCGACGCCAGCGGGATCGCCGCGGTGCGCGCCTACGAGGATGCGCCGAGCACCTCCACCACCGCCATCCCGGTCATCGACATCGCCGCGTACACCCGGTCGGTGCTCGACCTCACCATGCGCCTGGCCGAAGTGATCTTCTCCTCCGGCGCCGGCGCCGAAGACGCCTCAGCGGCCATGCTCGCCCTCACCCGGGCGTACGGACTGCGCGGCACCGAGGCGAACATCACCCACACGATCATCACGCTCACGCACGAGGACCAGTCCACCCACGAGTCCATCTCACGCAGCCGCGACGTCAAGTACCGCACCCTCAACTACGCCAAGCTCACCGCCACGTCCGAGCTGATCGCCGACCTCATCGACGAGCCCACGGATGTTGCGGAGGCCCGCAAACGCCTGGCCACGATCGTCTCCTCCAAGCCCCAGGTCACCCTGCTGTACCGGCGACTTGGCTGGAGCCTCGTCGGCGCCGGCGCCGCGGCGCTGATCGGCGGTGGCCCGATCGTGATCCTCGCCGCCTTCGTCGCCGCGTTCGTCATCGACTTCCTCACCACGGCGCTCGACAGACGACGGGTTCCGCTGTTCTATCAGACCGTGGTGGGCGGGGCCATCGGCCCGTTGTTCGCCGCGTTCGTGCCGCTGGTCGACCCCACCGCGACCCCGTCCCTCGTGGTCGTCGCGACCATCATCATGCTCCTGGCCGGGGTGACCACCTTCGGCGCGGTCCACGACACGCTCTCCGGGTTCTACCTGACCGGCACGGCGCGGCTCATCGAGGCGTTGCTGATCACCGGCGGGCTCGTTGCCGGGGTCGCCGGGGCGTCGCTGGTGCTGTCCAAGTTCGGCCTCGACCTGCGCATCAACGCCGATCTCGCGCCTACCCTGGGCGTCCTGGCCATCCAGTTGGTCGCCGCGGTGGTCATCGTGGTGGGCTTCGGCCTGGCCACACAGGTGCCCTGGCGGGCGTTCTGGGTGCTCTGCCTGCTCGGCGCGGTGGCCGAGGCCATCTACCTCGGCGCCATCAGCTCCGGCTTCGGCTTGGTCTGGTCCTCCGGCGCCGCGGCGATGGGCGCTGGGCTCTTGGCCGCGGTCGGCGCGCGCATCGTGCGCACCCCACCGCTGGTGATCATCGTCTGCGCGCTCGTGCCGCTGGTGCCGGGCCTGGCCCTGTTCCGTGGGCTGCTGCAGATGTCCGACGGCGATATCAACGGGTTGCTCAACCTGCTCACCGCCGGCGCGATCGCCGTGGCCCTGGCGGCCAGCGCAATCCTGGCCCAGTTGCTCGTGCAGTATGTCTGGGGCCCGGGGCGCAGCCTGCAGCGCCGCTTCGTCGGCCCGCTGATGGCCCTGCCCGTGCGGCTGAGCCGCACCACCAAGCCGGGCGCCCGCATCTAG